In Vicinamibacteria bacterium, the genomic window ACCGTCTGCGCCGCCCCCACCGGGCGGGCGGCCCAGGGGCTCTACGGCAAGATGCCGGGGGTGGCGCTGCAGGACTACGTCCACGCGCGCTTGATCGTCATGTGGGGCGCCAATCCGTCGGTCTCCGGCATCCACCTCCTGCCCTTCGTCCAGCAGGCCCAGAGGGCGGCCGCCCGCCTCGTAGTGGTGGACCCCCGCCGCACCCCCCTCGCCCGCCGGGCCGACCTCCACCTGGCGCTGCGGCCGGGGACGGACCTGCCCCTGGCCCTGGCCGTGCTCCGCTGGCTGTTTGAGACCGGGGCGGCCGACGGCGCCTTCCTAGCCGCACACGCCACGGGGGCGGAGGAGCTGCGGCGGCGGGCCGAGCCCTGGACGATCGCCCGGGCGGCGTCGCTGGCGGGAGTGGCGGCGGCCGACCTAGAGGCCTTCGCCCGCCTCTACGCGGCGTCCCGGCCGGCCGTCGTGCGCTGCGGCTGGGGGCTGGAGCGCAACCGCAACGGAGGCTCGGCGGTGGCTGCGGTGCTGGCCCTCCCGGCGGTGGCGGGGAAGTTCGGGGTGCGGGGAGGGGGCTACACCCTCAGCAACTCCGGGGCCTGGACGCTGGACACGGAGGGAGCCGCCGCCGAGCCCGAGGTGCCGACCCGCCTCGTCAACATGAACTTGCTGGGCCACACCCTCATGGGGGGGGTGGATCCGCCGATAAAGCTTCTCTTCGTCTACAACTGCAACCCCCTCGCCACCATGCCCGCTCAGGAGCGGGTGCGGGAAGGGCTCTCGCGGGAGGACCTCTTCACCGTGGTCTTCGACCAGGTGCGGACGGACACCGCGCGCTACGCGGACGTGGTCCTCCCCGCCACCACCTTCCTGGAGCGGAGGGAGCTATCTCGGGGCTATGGAGCCCTCGTGCTCCAGGACGCCCAGCCGGTCATCGCGCCCTGCGGCGAGTCCCGCTCGAACCATGAGGTCTTCACCGAGCTCTGCCGCCGCCTGGGCCTGGCCCGGGCGGGCGAGCCCGAGACGGCGGAGGAGCTCACCGCGGCCATCCTGAGCAGCGATCCCCGGGAGGGCGAGCTCCGGCGGTCCATGCGGGAGGAAGGGGTGGCCTTCCCGGTGGGCGGTCCGGCGCCCGTGCAGTTCGTGGACGTCCTTCCCCGTACCTCCGACGGGAAGGTCCATCTGCTGCCCGAGGAGCTGGACCGCGAGGCGCCCCGGGGCCTCTACGCCTATCAGCCCGACCCCGCCACGGAGCGCTTCCCGCTCGTGCTCATCTCTCCCGCCACCCACCGCACGATCAGCTCCAGCTTGGGCGAGCTGTACTCCCGTCCCGTCCCCGTAGAGCTCCACCCCGACGACGCCGCCGCCCGCTCGATCGCGGAGGGCGACCCCGTGCGGATCTTCAATGCCTTGGGAGAGGTTCGCTGCCGCGCCCGCATCAACCCCGACCTTCGGGGGGGAGTGGCCTTGCTGCCCAAGGGCCTCTGGAGCCACAACACCGCGAGTGGCACCACCGCCAACGCCCTCGTTCCCGACACCCTCACCGACCTCGGGGGCGGGGCCTGCTTCAACGACGCGCGCGTGCAGGTGGAGCGGCTCTAGCCTTTCCCGGGCGGCTTCAAGCCGAAGACCAGGAAGTACTGGTAGGGCAAGAAGGTGTGCTCGCGCAGGAGCTGAAAGCCCGCCGCTTCCATCTGCCGGATCAGGTCTTCGCGGGCGATCTTGATGGACAGGGGTGGACCCAGGGGCAGCTCCCTCTTGTGGAAGTCGATCATGACCACCTGGCCGCCCGGGCGCAGCATCCTCTTCATGCGGGCCAGGTAGGCCTCCTGGTCAGCGATGTGATGCCACGTATCGCAGATGAAGAAGCGATCCACGGAGGCGTCCCGCAGCAGGGGATCGTCGGGCGCGGCCAGG contains:
- a CDS encoding molybdopterin-dependent oxidoreductase; translation: MSLEVARVVPSSCPLDCPDACSLEVTLQGERLAKIEGSRANPVTRGFICDKVRHYADHVYGPGRLLEPGVRRGAKGEGLFASASWDEALDRVAEKMDAVRREWGGEAILPFSYGGSNGYLSQDTTDARLFRRLGASRLARTVCAAPTGRAAQGLYGKMPGVALQDYVHARLIVMWGANPSVSGIHLLPFVQQAQRAAARLVVVDPRRTPLARRADLHLALRPGTDLPLALAVLRWLFETGAADGAFLAAHATGAEELRRRAEPWTIARAASLAGVAAADLEAFARLYAASRPAVVRCGWGLERNRNGGSAVAAVLALPAVAGKFGVRGGGYTLSNSGAWTLDTEGAAAEPEVPTRLVNMNLLGHTLMGGVDPPIKLLFVYNCNPLATMPAQERVREGLSREDLFTVVFDQVRTDTARYADVVLPATTFLERRELSRGYGALVLQDAQPVIAPCGESRSNHEVFTELCRRLGLARAGEPETAEELTAAILSSDPREGELRRSMREEGVAFPVGGPAPVQFVDVLPRTSDGKVHLLPEELDREAPRGLYAYQPDPATERFPLVLISPATHRTISSSLGELYSRPVPVELHPDDAAARSIAEGDPVRIFNALGEVRCRARINPDLRGGVALLPKGLWSHNTASGTTANALVPDTLTDLGGGACFNDARVQVERL